CGATCGAAACCGTTTCATTCCGCCGCTTTCCGCGCAGCCGCATGAGGCAGGTGTTCACGCAGATCCGGTACATCCACGAGTAGAAGGCGGAGTTCCCCTGGAACGTGTCCGCCTTGCGGATCACGTTCATGAACACGTCCTGCGTCGCTTCCTCGGCGTCGCTCTCGTTCTTCAGGATCGACATCGCGAGGTTGAAGATCTTCACCCGGTACAGCCGGAGCAGCTCGTCGACCGCGGAGGGGTTGCCGGCACGGAGTCCTGCGAGAAGTTCAGCGTCCTCGCC
This region of bacterium genomic DNA includes:
- a CDS encoding sigma-70 family RNA polymerase sigma factor, which gives rise to MALENSFRVSINIPFRRKSIKLDRPARGSYSSTCKRAATFVAGKQDRPSAPAGEDAELLAGLRAGNPSAVDELLRLYRVKIFNLAMSILKNESDAEEATQDVFMNVIRKADTFQGNSAFYSWMYRICVNTCLMRLRGKRRNETVSI